In the Elioraea tepida genome, one interval contains:
- a CDS encoding CinA family protein: MTPALLAEAEALLALLRERGLRLATAESCTGGLIAATLTAIAGSSDVVERGFVTYSNEAKQELLGVGAVTLAAKGAVSEEVARAMAEGALARSPAELALSVTGIAGPGGATETKPVGLVFLGGARRGRATFVERHVFAGDRSEVRLASVAAAFRIARSLAD; the protein is encoded by the coding sequence GTGACCCCTGCCCTGCTCGCCGAGGCCGAGGCGCTGCTCGCGCTCCTGCGGGAGCGCGGCTTGAGGCTTGCGACCGCCGAGAGCTGCACGGGCGGGCTGATCGCGGCGACGCTGACGGCGATCGCCGGCTCCTCCGATGTGGTCGAGCGCGGCTTCGTCACCTACTCGAACGAGGCGAAGCAGGAGCTGCTGGGCGTGGGCGCCGTGACACTCGCGGCCAAGGGGGCGGTGAGCGAGGAGGTCGCACGAGCCATGGCCGAAGGGGCGCTTGCCCGCTCCCCTGCCGAGCTCGCGCTGTCCGTCACCGGGATCGCGGGCCCCGGCGGGGCGACAGAGACGAAGCCGGTCGGCCTCGTGTTCCTCGGCGGTGCGAGACGCGGCCGCGCCACCTTCGTCGAACGGCACGTGTTCGCCGGAGACCGTTCAGAGGTGCGGCTTGCCTCGGTTGCGGCCGCGTTTCGCATCGCCCGATCGCTGGCCGACTGA
- the smpB gene encoding SsrA-binding protein SmpB: MAEPRKQGLIAHGVVAQNRKARHDYTIRETVEAGLVLKGPEVKSLRHGRATLSEAWAGERDGELWLFNAYIPEYQGGVLSRFEPRAPRKLLLHRKQLRQLIGAVTREGATLVPLQIHFNERGRAKVLLGLAEGRKKADKRAAIRERDWQREKARLLRARG, encoded by the coding sequence GTGGCCGAGCCGCGCAAGCAGGGGCTGATCGCGCACGGGGTGGTGGCGCAGAACCGCAAGGCGCGGCACGACTATACGATCCGCGAGACCGTCGAGGCGGGGCTCGTGCTCAAGGGGCCCGAGGTCAAAAGCCTCCGCCACGGGCGGGCGACGCTGAGCGAGGCCTGGGCCGGCGAACGCGACGGCGAGCTCTGGCTCTTCAACGCCTACATTCCCGAGTATCAGGGCGGGGTTCTGTCGCGCTTCGAGCCGCGGGCGCCGCGCAAGCTCCTGCTCCATCGCAAACAGCTTCGGCAGCTGATCGGCGCGGTGACGCGCGAGGGCGCAACCCTCGTGCCGCTGCAGATCCACTTCAATGAGCGCGGCCGGGCGAAGGTTCTCCTCGGCCTCGCCGAAGGCCGGAAGAAGGCCGACAAGCGCGCCGCGATCAGGGAGCGGGACTGGCAGCGCGAGAAGGCGCGGCTCCTGCGCGCGCGCGGCTAG
- a CDS encoding alpha/beta fold hydrolase, producing MTSEAPDLRGAALRFVRVRGGLRVGVYTWGEATTRTPLLCLPGLVRTGGDFALLAERHAPRRLVVSLDYPGRGLSDRALLWRRYLPERTLKDVIDVCAALGLRRVVTVGTSLGAVLAMALATVRPRLVTAAVLNDAGPVLDGSGLAFVRGFVGHDHPQPSLKAAIAFLQRCLPWLSLRTEHEWRQMALLTFRKHDDGTWRAAWDTRIARVLERPASGDLWELFAPLQRIPALLVRGGASDVLSAETAAAMRARFPSLRYVELPGVGHAPTLSEPGLAEEVDAFLEAQP from the coding sequence GTGACGTCGGAGGCGCCTGACCTCCGAGGGGCGGCTCTCCGCTTCGTGCGCGTCCGTGGGGGGCTTCGTGTCGGCGTGTACACCTGGGGTGAGGCGACCACACGAACGCCTCTTCTCTGCCTGCCTGGCCTCGTGCGGACGGGCGGCGATTTCGCCCTTCTTGCCGAGCGGCACGCGCCGAGGCGTCTCGTCGTCTCGCTCGACTATCCCGGCCGCGGCCTGTCAGACCGGGCGCTTCTGTGGCGCCGCTACCTTCCGGAACGCACGCTGAAGGACGTGATCGATGTCTGCGCGGCGCTCGGGCTCCGGCGCGTCGTCACGGTCGGCACCTCGCTCGGGGCAGTGCTCGCGATGGCGCTCGCCACCGTCCGGCCGAGACTCGTCACCGCCGCGGTGCTCAATGACGCAGGGCCGGTGCTCGATGGAAGCGGCCTTGCGTTCGTGCGCGGCTTCGTCGGGCATGACCATCCGCAGCCGAGCCTCAAGGCAGCCATCGCCTTCCTGCAGAGGTGCCTGCCGTGGCTCTCGCTCCGCACCGAGCACGAATGGCGGCAGATGGCGCTGTTGACGTTCCGCAAGCATGACGATGGCACGTGGCGCGCGGCCTGGGACACGCGGATCGCCCGCGTGCTCGAACGACCGGCGAGCGGGGACCTCTGGGAGCTGTTCGCGCCGCTTCAGCGCATTCCCGCCCTTCTCGTGCGCGGCGGGGCGAGCGACGTTCTCTCGGCGGAGACGGCGGCGGCGATGCGCGCGCGCTTCCCCTCCCTCCGCTATGTCGAGCTGCCCGGTGTCGGGCATGCACCTACCCTCTCGGAGCCCGGACTCGCCGAGGAGGTCGATGCGTTTCTCGAGGCGCAGCCGTGA
- the dapA gene encoding 4-hydroxy-tetrahydrodipicolinate synthase → MLKGSLVALITPMRRDGSIDEKAFQEFVDWQVQEGTHGLVPVGTTGESPTLSHAEHKRVVELCVEAAGRRVPVVAGTGSNSTEEAIDLTRHAKQAGADAALVVTPYYNRPTQEGLYLHFKAIAEATDLPIIIYNIPGRSAVDMTVETMARLAKLPTIVGVKDATANLARPLQQRRACGPDFIQLSGEDHTAVAFLAAGGVGCISVTANVAPRLCAEMQEAWQRGETATAMAIQDRLLPVHDAMFCETSPGPVKYAAHLLGHCEETCRLPLAPVSEANKARVRAALVEAGLLN, encoded by the coding sequence ATGCTCAAGGGTTCGCTCGTTGCTCTCATCACGCCGATGCGCCGTGACGGTTCGATAGACGAGAAGGCCTTCCAGGAGTTTGTCGACTGGCAGGTGCAGGAAGGAACGCATGGGCTCGTGCCTGTCGGCACCACCGGCGAAAGCCCCACTCTGAGCCACGCAGAGCACAAGCGCGTGGTGGAGCTCTGCGTCGAGGCGGCGGGGCGGCGCGTGCCGGTGGTCGCGGGAACCGGCTCGAACTCCACCGAGGAGGCGATCGACCTCACGCGCCATGCCAAGCAGGCCGGCGCCGACGCGGCCCTGGTGGTGACCCCCTACTACAACCGCCCGACCCAGGAGGGGCTCTACCTCCACTTCAAGGCCATTGCGGAAGCGACTGATCTTCCAATCATTATCTACAACATTCCCGGCCGGTCGGCCGTGGACATGACGGTCGAGACGATGGCGCGGCTCGCCAAGCTGCCGACCATCGTCGGGGTGAAGGATGCCACTGCCAATCTCGCCCGACCGCTCCAGCAGAGGCGCGCCTGCGGGCCGGACTTCATCCAGCTCTCGGGGGAGGACCACACGGCCGTGGCCTTCCTCGCCGCCGGAGGGGTGGGGTGCATCTCGGTCACGGCGAACGTCGCGCCGAGGCTTTGCGCCGAGATGCAGGAGGCGTGGCAGCGCGGTGAGACCGCGACCGCGATGGCGATCCAGGATCGGCTCCTGCCAGTGCATGATGCGATGTTCTGCGAGACTTCGCCCGGGCCGGTGAAATACGCCGCCCATCTGCTCGGCCATTGCGAGGAGACCTGCCGCCTGCCGCTCGCTCCGGTGTCGGAGGCGAACAAGGCGAGGGTGCGCGCCGCCTTGGTCGAGGCGGGACTGTTGAACTGA
- a CDS encoding lytic transglycosylase domain-containing protein: MTSAALAPYNRGMGLRRVASLALLWLALAPAGAAAQALDSACRAAVIAAAAGRWSEATRCNQKVPAKVILWLRLVSGPASAGELAAFLAENPDWPLATALARRAEAAHAELLDDDAVRRFFARRPPVTEAGMLRLAEALETTNPSEAARLRRAAWVEMRADAAAERAFLGRHGGVLRAEDHWARFDRLTWARETAAALRLLDMIPPGRQVAARARLEALAGNEGDLVQMQEAQRDPLVFLERARSLRRQDRDDEALRHWMSLGAAAQSAADVDKLPQFWAERQILIRRLLRRGEDARARDLAAAHGLPPRPTEAYLEAEFLAGWISLRRLGEPARALGHFTAIERAAVAPISIARGGYWRGRALAALGRTEEARAAWRAAAEHPFTFYGQLAALAAGESEAELALKIAATAPPAAEPAHVAAFAGRELAEAARIFAAIGDRRRARQVLLRMAEIAPDPVDRGLVGSLAVALGQAETGVWIARRVAATTGTILPDAGWPTPVDPPPGIERALAFALMRQESNFEADAISPAGARGLMQLMPATARAIARELGEPSLADRLTDPQANMRLGTAYLAKRLDEFDGALPLALAAYNAGAHRVRQWLDQNGDPRTGGIDPIDWIELIPFAETRNYVMRVIESMLVYRARAGGAEASARHPLRALASARL, encoded by the coding sequence GTGACAAGTGCCGCCCTCGCACCCTACAACCGCGGCATGGGTCTGCGGCGTGTTGCGAGTCTCGCGCTTCTGTGGCTTGCCCTCGCTCCGGCGGGGGCTGCCGCCCAGGCGCTCGATTCTGCCTGCCGCGCCGCCGTGATCGCCGCCGCGGCGGGGCGCTGGTCGGAAGCGACCCGGTGCAACCAGAAGGTGCCAGCCAAGGTGATCCTCTGGCTTCGCCTCGTCTCCGGCCCGGCGAGCGCGGGCGAGCTTGCTGCCTTCCTCGCCGAGAATCCGGACTGGCCGCTTGCCACCGCGCTCGCCCGCCGCGCCGAGGCCGCGCATGCGGAGCTTCTCGACGACGACGCCGTTCGTCGCTTCTTCGCCCGCCGCCCGCCGGTCACGGAGGCCGGGATGCTCCGCCTCGCCGAGGCGCTCGAGACGACGAACCCGTCCGAGGCCGCGCGTCTGCGTCGTGCCGCCTGGGTGGAGATGCGTGCCGACGCTGCGGCCGAGCGCGCCTTCCTCGGCCGCCATGGCGGCGTGCTCCGGGCGGAAGACCACTGGGCGCGGTTCGACCGGCTCACCTGGGCCCGCGAGACCGCGGCGGCGCTGCGTCTCCTCGACATGATCCCGCCGGGTCGGCAGGTGGCGGCGCGCGCCCGGCTCGAGGCGCTCGCAGGCAACGAGGGTGACCTTGTGCAGATGCAGGAGGCGCAGCGTGACCCGCTCGTGTTCCTCGAGCGCGCGCGCAGCCTCCGCCGCCAGGACCGTGACGACGAGGCGCTGCGGCACTGGATGAGCCTCGGCGCGGCGGCACAGTCGGCCGCCGACGTGGACAAGCTGCCGCAGTTCTGGGCGGAACGGCAGATCCTGATCCGCCGGCTCCTGCGTCGGGGCGAGGACGCGCGCGCGCGTGACCTCGCCGCCGCGCATGGCCTGCCGCCGCGGCCCACCGAGGCCTATCTCGAGGCGGAGTTCCTCGCGGGATGGATCAGCCTGCGCAGGCTGGGCGAGCCCGCCCGCGCGCTCGGGCATTTCACCGCGATCGAGCGCGCTGCCGTCGCGCCGATCAGTATCGCCCGTGGCGGCTACTGGCGCGGGCGTGCGCTTGCCGCGCTCGGGCGCACGGAGGAGGCTCGCGCCGCGTGGCGCGCTGCCGCCGAGCATCCCTTCACCTTCTATGGCCAGCTCGCTGCCCTCGCCGCCGGGGAGAGCGAGGCGGAGCTCGCGCTGAAGATCGCGGCCACCGCACCGCCCGCCGCCGAGCCTGCGCATGTCGCCGCCTTCGCGGGCCGCGAACTCGCCGAAGCCGCCAGGATCTTCGCAGCGATCGGCGACCGGCGTCGCGCCCGGCAGGTGCTCCTGCGCATGGCCGAGATCGCGCCTGACCCGGTCGATCGCGGCCTCGTCGGGTCGCTCGCTGTCGCGCTGGGGCAGGCCGAGACGGGGGTGTGGATCGCCCGGCGCGTGGCCGCCACCACCGGCACCATTCTGCCCGACGCGGGCTGGCCGACACCGGTCGATCCTCCCCCTGGGATCGAGCGCGCCCTCGCCTTCGCCTTGATGCGCCAGGAGAGCAATTTCGAGGCCGATGCCATCAGCCCCGCCGGCGCACGCGGCCTGATGCAGCTGATGCCCGCCACCGCCCGGGCGATAGCGCGAGAGCTCGGCGAGCCCTCGCTCGCCGATCGCCTCACCGATCCGCAGGCGAACATGCGCCTCGGCACCGCCTATCTCGCCAAGCGCCTTGACGAGTTCGACGGCGCGCTCCCGCTCGCTCTTGCCGCCTACAACGCGGGCGCGCACCGGGTTCGCCAGTGGCTCGACCAGAACGGCGATCCGCGCACGGGAGGGATCGATCCGATCGACTGGATCGAGCTGATCCCGTTCGCCGAGACCCGGAACTACGTGATGCGCGTGATCGAGAGCATGCTCGTCTACCGCGCCCGCGCCGGCGGGGCGGAGGCGTCGGCGCGCCACCCGCTGCGCGCGCTTGCCTCGGCGCGGCTATGA
- a CDS encoding phosphatidylglycerophosphatase A family protein, translating into MSGLASLWGVGRLRPAPGTWGSLVALAPGAALLALGGPGLVALAALALAWAGWRAVSALPPDEQANDAGWIVVDEAAGQWLALAGLATVTPAGLVAAFLLFRAFDVLKPWPVSWADRRKDALGIMLDDLVAGALAAAILLAVRLVVPEALP; encoded by the coding sequence GTGAGCGGGCTTGCATCTCTTTGGGGCGTGGGACGGCTCCGCCCCGCTCCGGGAACCTGGGGAAGCCTCGTCGCGCTCGCCCCGGGAGCCGCTCTGCTCGCGCTCGGCGGCCCCGGCCTTGTGGCTCTGGCCGCGCTCGCTCTTGCCTGGGCAGGCTGGCGCGCGGTCTCCGCCCTGCCCCCCGACGAGCAGGCGAACGACGCGGGCTGGATCGTGGTCGACGAGGCGGCAGGCCAATGGCTTGCCCTTGCCGGGCTTGCGACCGTCACGCCTGCCGGCCTCGTCGCCGCGTTCCTGCTGTTCCGCGCCTTCGACGTTCTCAAGCCCTGGCCCGTCTCCTGGGCCGACCGGCGCAAGGACGCGCTCGGCATCATGCTCGATGATCTCGTGGCGGGCGCGCTCGCTGCCGCTATCCTCCTCGCGGTGAGGCTTGTCGTTCCGGAGGCGCTGCCGTGA
- a CDS encoding FAD binding domain-containing protein, translated as MYDFAYHRPTSLADAVALLAADPEARPMSGGQTLIPTLKQRLARPTAIVDLAAIPDLKGITVSGRTVRIGGMTTHAAVASSAEVMRAIPALAKLAAHIGDNQVRNRGTIGGSVANNDPAADYPAAVLALGATVHTNARAIAADDFFTGMFSTALEPGEIVTAVSFPIPEKAAYMKFPNPASRYAMVGVFVAKGPAGVRVAVTGAGANGVFRHAAMEAALAANWSPAALDGITTPVDGLNGDIHGSKEYRAHLIGVMAKRAVAAAG; from the coding sequence ATGTACGATTTCGCCTATCACCGCCCGACCAGCCTCGCCGACGCGGTGGCTCTGCTCGCCGCAGATCCGGAGGCACGGCCGATGTCGGGCGGGCAGACGCTGATCCCCACCCTCAAGCAGCGCCTCGCCCGCCCCACGGCGATCGTCGACCTCGCCGCGATCCCCGACCTCAAGGGGATCACCGTCTCGGGGAGAACGGTGCGGATCGGCGGCATGACGACGCACGCCGCCGTCGCCTCCTCGGCCGAGGTGATGCGGGCGATCCCTGCGCTTGCGAAGCTCGCCGCCCATATCGGTGACAACCAGGTGCGGAACCGCGGGACGATCGGCGGCTCGGTCGCGAACAACGACCCGGCGGCCGACTATCCGGCAGCGGTTCTGGCGCTCGGGGCGACGGTGCACACGAACGCCCGCGCGATCGCGGCCGATGACTTCTTCACCGGAATGTTCTCGACCGCCCTCGAGCCTGGCGAGATCGTCACCGCGGTCTCCTTCCCGATCCCGGAGAAGGCGGCCTACATGAAGTTCCCCAACCCGGCCTCGCGCTATGCGATGGTTGGCGTGTTCGTCGCCAAGGGGCCGGCGGGGGTGCGCGTCGCGGTCACCGGGGCGGGCGCGAACGGCGTGTTCCGCCACGCGGCGATGGAGGCGGCTCTCGCCGCGAACTGGTCGCCCGCCGCGCTCGACGGAATCACGACGCCTGTGGACGGGCTCAACGGCGACATCCACGGCTCGAAGGAGTATCGCGCCCACCTGATCGGGGTGATGGCCAAGCGGGCGGTCGCCGCCGCGGGCTGA
- a CDS encoding haloacid dehalogenase type II — protein MSVSFGGVRAIVLSGHGTVFDSAAAVRSAADALGERTEALAALWAAKRFEYAWIATATGRRTELWQITGEALDHAMAALGLGQNRLLRARLMQGLLQAPPFPDARPALAALAGNRHRPLALLTNASTMMATATAKAGEVFALFDALLSAEPTGVFKPSPVVYQLAPARFGLAPGEIAYVSAHPWDIAGATLAGLRTIWLNRTGAVAEFSWAPPAAVIASLAELPGLVEAGQKVA, from the coding sequence ATGAGCGTGTCGTTCGGCGGCGTGCGCGCCATCGTTCTGTCCGGCCACGGCACCGTGTTCGACAGCGCCGCCGCCGTCCGCTCGGCGGCGGACGCGCTCGGCGAGCGCACCGAGGCGCTGGCCGCCCTGTGGGCCGCGAAGCGGTTCGAGTATGCCTGGATCGCCACCGCAACGGGCCGGCGGACCGAACTGTGGCAGATCACCGGCGAGGCGCTGGACCATGCGATGGCGGCCCTCGGCCTCGGGCAGAACCGGCTGCTCCGCGCGCGTCTGATGCAGGGCCTGCTGCAGGCCCCTCCGTTCCCCGACGCGCGCCCCGCGCTCGCCGCGCTTGCCGGCAACCGCCACCGCCCGCTCGCGCTTCTGACTAACGCCTCGACGATGATGGCGACCGCGACCGCGAAGGCAGGCGAGGTCTTCGCCCTGTTCGACGCCCTCCTCTCGGCCGAGCCGACCGGCGTGTTCAAGCCAAGCCCCGTCGTCTACCAGCTCGCTCCGGCCCGGTTCGGGCTCGCACCAGGCGAGATCGCCTATGTCTCGGCGCACCCTTGGGACATCGCCGGCGCGACGCTTGCCGGGCTGCGCACCATCTGGCTGAACCGAACAGGAGCCGTTGCGGAGTTTTCCTGGGCCCCGCCGGCGGCGGTGATCGCGAGCCTCGCCGAGCTGCCTGGGCTGGTCGAGGCCGGACAGAAGGTGGCGTGA
- a CDS encoding glutathione peroxidase: MVDQVRRTFGMLAALGAALAPFRPDPAAASQLAWDFTFDGIEGDPIPLSKFRGKVLLVVNTASFCGFTNQYAGLRALHERYGPQGLVVIGVPSGDFRQEKDSNAAVKQFCEVEFGIDFPLAAITRVTGREAHPFYRWAASQASPPRWNFHKYLVGRDGRIAGSWGATTAPESRAITSAIERALTSPAA; this comes from the coding sequence ATGGTGGACCAGGTGAGACGAACCTTCGGCATGCTGGCGGCGCTCGGCGCCGCGCTCGCTCCTTTCCGCCCCGATCCGGCCGCGGCGTCGCAGCTCGCCTGGGACTTCACCTTCGACGGGATCGAGGGTGACCCGATTCCGCTCTCCAAGTTCCGCGGCAAGGTGCTGCTTGTGGTCAACACCGCCTCGTTCTGCGGCTTCACCAACCAGTATGCGGGCTTGCGCGCGCTTCACGAACGCTACGGGCCGCAGGGTCTTGTGGTGATCGGCGTGCCGTCAGGCGACTTCCGCCAGGAGAAGGACAGCAACGCCGCGGTGAAGCAGTTCTGCGAGGTCGAGTTCGGGATCGACTTCCCGCTCGCCGCCATCACCCGGGTGACGGGCCGCGAGGCACATCCGTTCTACCGCTGGGCGGCAAGCCAGGCCTCGCCGCCGCGCTGGAATTTCCACAAATATCTGGTCGGCCGCGACGGGCGGATCGCCGGCTCCTGGGGAGCAACCACAGCCCCCGAAAGCCGCGCCATCACGTCGGCGATCGAACGCGCCCTAACTTCACCCGCCGCCTGA
- a CDS encoding multidrug effflux MFS transporter, protein MRSPEEAHAPAPPPIWLLAGLISLGPLSTDLYLPALPAIADAFGTGALGAQWTLSGFLLAFAPSQLVYGPLADRFGRRPAMLWGLLVFLAGTAVCAAATSLGMLVAARVVQAVGACAGPVVARAVVRDTVPPERAPAVFATMAGLMSLAPAIGPVLGGVVTALSGWRATFLLLGLAAVAVLLASLRRLGETAPVLDRRALDPAVLVRTYGGLLAHRWFLGHAAVATASYTGLFCFISGSSHVIQKGLGLAPELYGPVFASAVAGYLAGSMIVRRISGQVAGRTMMRAGSLWCLACGWAGPVSLALTGPSLATVALPLILYMIGFAVVQPNAQAGAIAPFPAMAGRASALLGFLQWSIAALAGLFLGLVLDAAGWAMGLGIALSGTAAAVAVALLPREPASGGG, encoded by the coding sequence ATGAGAAGCCCTGAGGAAGCGCATGCGCCCGCGCCGCCGCCCATCTGGCTTCTCGCTGGGCTGATCTCGCTCGGCCCGCTCTCGACCGACCTCTACCTTCCTGCCCTGCCGGCGATCGCCGATGCCTTCGGCACCGGTGCCCTCGGCGCGCAATGGACGCTCTCGGGCTTCCTGCTCGCTTTCGCGCCGAGCCAGCTCGTCTACGGCCCGCTCGCCGACCGGTTCGGGCGCCGTCCGGCGATGCTGTGGGGGCTTCTCGTATTCCTCGCCGGCACCGCCGTCTGCGCGGCCGCGACCAGCCTCGGCATGCTCGTCGCCGCGCGTGTGGTCCAGGCGGTGGGCGCCTGCGCCGGCCCAGTGGTGGCCCGGGCGGTGGTGCGCGACACGGTGCCGCCCGAGCGGGCGCCGGCCGTGTTCGCGACCATGGCCGGGCTGATGTCCCTCGCCCCAGCCATCGGCCCCGTGCTGGGCGGCGTTGTCACCGCTCTCTCGGGCTGGCGCGCGACCTTCCTGCTGCTTGGCCTTGCCGCGGTCGCGGTGCTGCTCGCGAGCCTCAGACGGCTCGGCGAGACGGCCCCCGTGCTCGACCGCCGCGCGCTCGACCCTGCCGTGCTTGTCCGAACCTATGGCGGGCTGCTCGCGCATCGGTGGTTCCTCGGCCATGCTGCGGTGGCGACCGCGAGCTACACCGGCCTGTTCTGTTTCATCTCCGGGTCCTCGCACGTGATCCAGAAGGGTCTCGGCCTTGCCCCGGAGCTCTACGGCCCCGTGTTCGCTTCCGCCGTGGCCGGCTATCTCGCGGGAAGCATGATCGTGCGGCGGATCAGCGGGCAGGTGGCAGGGCGAACGATGATGCGCGCGGGCTCGCTCTGGTGCCTCGCCTGCGGCTGGGCGGGGCCCGTGTCGCTCGCGCTCACCGGCCCGAGCCTCGCCACGGTCGCCCTGCCGCTGATCCTCTACATGATCGGCTTCGCGGTGGTTCAGCCTAACGCCCAGGCCGGAGCGATCGCCCCCTTTCCGGCGATGGCGGGACGCGCCTCGGCGCTCCTTGGCTTCCTGCAGTGGAGCATCGCCGCGCTTGCCGGTCTCTTCCTCGGCCTCGTGCTCGACGCGGCGGGCTGGGCGATGGGCCTCGGCATCGCGCTGTCGGGAACGGCGGCAGCCGTGGCGGTCGCGCTCCTGCCGCGCGAGCCGGCCTCAGGCGGCGGGTGA
- a CDS encoding uracil-DNA glycosylase, producing MLAPEPDCRLCPRLASFRDANRLRFAASDDGPWHNAPVPSFGPLEARLLVVGLAPGLRGANRTGRPFTGDWAGDLLYAALLRFGFAEGAYGERAGDGLVLTEARICNAVRCVPPENRPTPAEVATCNRFLAAELAAMPRLRVVLALGAVAHLAVLRALGLRQASFRFAHGAIHALADGRLLADSYHCSRYNTNTGRLTEAMFFRVFEMILPTLHEKP from the coding sequence CCTTCCGCGACGCGAACCGCCTGCGCTTCGCCGCAAGCGACGACGGGCCGTGGCACAACGCGCCGGTGCCCTCGTTCGGGCCGCTCGAGGCGCGTCTTCTCGTCGTCGGCCTCGCTCCGGGGCTGAGGGGAGCGAATCGGACTGGACGCCCCTTCACCGGCGACTGGGCGGGTGATCTGCTCTATGCCGCGTTGCTACGGTTCGGCTTTGCCGAGGGCGCGTATGGCGAGCGGGCCGGTGACGGGCTGGTGCTGACGGAGGCGCGGATCTGCAACGCCGTGCGCTGCGTGCCGCCTGAGAATCGGCCGACGCCCGCGGAGGTCGCCACCTGCAACCGCTTCCTCGCCGCCGAGCTTGCGGCGATGCCGCGGCTCCGCGTGGTGCTCGCCCTCGGCGCGGTCGCGCACCTGGCGGTGCTGCGGGCGCTTGGGCTACGCCAGGCATCCTTCCGCTTCGCCCACGGGGCGATCCACGCCCTCGCCGATGGCCGGCTCCTTGCCGACAGCTATCACTGCAGCCGCTACAATACAAACACGGGGCGTCTGACCGAAGCCATGTTCTTCCGCGTATTCGAGATGATCCTTCCCACGCTGCATGAGAAGCCCTGA